In a single window of the Necator americanus strain Aroian chromosome X, whole genome shotgun sequence genome:
- a CDS encoding hypothetical protein (NECATOR_CHRX.G26156.T1), translated as MHFFEMKIFIFLLYSLLMVIKVKFLPISTTVSLMCLLRHVLICSAVFNLLTFLTGLFLGILREDLLIVSLVLTVAGLLGMLLFAITWFIRPKVIHRPIYFVKHWKEEKFSKEATINPDTTEAVMKNIRGIPFLIQAIQYSMEATYYRDILSEMGEGVVRTSVIHTAPACTSILDSESEDETKAVPFTPRNSAEEQWLPFGESWRNEQLRLSLERGSSNLLVFPYCEASPHGDRGHEAVEHDFSRIESIKRPHGGRNKSQNRQQFQVRCIGMSASFIERFNNSFRNSSFNN; from the exons ATGCActttttcgaaatgaaaatcttcatttttctactttatagCCTTTTAATGGTAATTAAAGTGAAGTTTTTGCCGATTTCCACCACTGTTTCAC TAATGTGCCTCCTTCGTCATGTTCTGATCTGCTCGGCGGTCTTCAACTTATTGACATTTTTAACTG GTCTCTTTCTTGGTATTTTACGAGAGGATTTGTTGATTGTTTCGTTGGTGCTGACAGTGGCTGGCTTACTAGGAATGTTGTTGTTTGCTATTACTTGGTTTATACGTCCCAAG GTAATCCATCGCCCGATATACTTCGTAAAACattggaaagaagagaaatttagCAAAGAGGCTACAATTAATCCGGATACAACGGAAGCTGTAATGAAGAATATTAGAGGGATTCCGTTCCTCATTCAA GCTATTCAGTACTCTATGGAAGCAACCTACTACCGCGATATACTCAGCGAAATGGGCGAGGGTGTAGTCCGTACCTCAGTTATTCATACTGCTCCTGCTTGTACGAGCATTTTAGACTCGGAAAGTGAAGATGAAACGAAAGCGGTTCCATTTACACCAAG GAACTCTGCTGAAGAACAGTGGCTTCCCTTTGGCGAGTCTTGGCGCAATGAGCAGCTGCGTCTGTCACTCGAAAGAGGAAGTAGTAACTTactt GTTTTTCCATACTGTGAAGCCTCCCCTCATGGGGATCGTGGGCACGAGGCCGTTGAACACGATTTTTCACGGATAGAGAGCATAAAACGACCACATGG cgGAAGAAACAAGAGCCAGAATCGGCAACAATTCCAAGTACGATGCATCGGAATGTCAGCATCATTTATAGAACGTTTTAACAATTCATTTCGAAACAGTTCCTTTAATAATTGA